From Microbacterium sp. YJN-G, a single genomic window includes:
- a CDS encoding protocatechuate 4,5-dioxygenase subunit alpha/beta, translated as MALDKPYKDIPGTTIFDAEQARKGYHLNQFSMSLMKPENRERFLADQQAYLDEWPLTPVQRQAVLDMDLNTMIAEGGNIYFLSKIGATHGLSFQQMAGSMTGMSEAAYRDMMVGGGRNPQGVRLKDLDGWTPPSTEKATTMRPDAPAKYTSALFTSHVPAIGAAMDLGKTEEPYWKQVFDGYQWTRKWAKENTPDVVILVYNDHATAFDASIIPTFVLGTGAEYPVADEGYGPRPVPDVKGYPEFAAHLAQSIIQDDFDLTLVNEMVVDHGLTVPLSLVYGELGADEQWPVRVIPLAVNVVQYPVPSGRRCYELGKALRRAIDKWDGEELNVQIWGTGGMSHQLQGPRAGLINREWDNAFLDHLIADPLGLTEWPHMEYVDEAGSEGIELVDWLIARGAMDDQFGGEEPEVDHRFYHVPASNTAVGHLVISNPVGKTTVAIDAADAAEPASQTPAPEPAETAAVANA; from the coding sequence ATGGCACTCGACAAGCCGTACAAGGACATCCCCGGCACCACGATCTTCGACGCCGAGCAGGCCCGCAAGGGCTACCACCTCAACCAGTTCTCGATGTCGCTGATGAAGCCCGAGAACCGCGAGCGCTTCCTCGCCGACCAGCAGGCGTACCTCGACGAGTGGCCGCTGACACCGGTGCAGCGCCAGGCCGTGCTCGACATGGATCTGAACACCATGATCGCCGAGGGCGGGAACATCTACTTCCTCAGCAAGATCGGCGCCACCCACGGGCTGAGCTTCCAGCAGATGGCCGGCTCGATGACCGGCATGAGCGAGGCCGCCTACCGCGACATGATGGTCGGCGGCGGGCGCAACCCGCAGGGCGTGCGGCTGAAGGACCTCGACGGCTGGACGCCGCCGAGCACGGAGAAGGCGACGACCATGCGGCCGGATGCCCCGGCCAAGTACACCTCCGCGCTGTTCACCTCGCACGTGCCGGCGATCGGTGCGGCCATGGACCTCGGCAAGACCGAGGAGCCGTACTGGAAGCAGGTGTTCGACGGCTACCAGTGGACCCGCAAGTGGGCCAAGGAGAACACCCCCGACGTCGTCATCCTGGTCTACAACGACCACGCCACCGCCTTCGATGCCTCGATCATCCCGACGTTCGTGCTCGGCACCGGCGCCGAGTACCCGGTCGCCGACGAGGGCTACGGCCCCCGCCCGGTGCCGGATGTGAAGGGCTACCCCGAGTTCGCCGCGCACCTCGCGCAGTCGATCATCCAGGACGACTTCGACCTCACCCTGGTCAACGAGATGGTCGTCGACCACGGTCTGACCGTGCCGCTCTCGCTCGTCTACGGCGAGCTCGGCGCCGACGAGCAGTGGCCGGTGCGCGTCATCCCGCTCGCCGTGAACGTCGTGCAGTACCCGGTGCCGTCCGGGCGCCGCTGCTACGAGCTCGGCAAGGCGCTGCGCCGCGCGATCGACAAGTGGGACGGCGAAGAGCTGAACGTGCAGATCTGGGGCACCGGTGGCATGAGCCACCAGCTGCAGGGGCCGCGCGCGGGCCTGATCAACAGGGAGTGGGACAACGCGTTCCTCGACCACCTGATCGCCGACCCGCTGGGCCTGACCGAGTGGCCGCACATGGAGTACGTCGACGAGGCGGGCTCCGAGGGCATCGAACTGGTCGACTGGCTGATCGCCCGCGGTGCGATGGACGACCAGTTCGGCGGCGAGGAACCCGAGGTCGACCACCGGTTCTACCACGTCCCGGCATCCAACACCGCCGTCGGTCACCTGGTCATCTCCAACCCGGTCGGCAAGACCACGGTCGCCATCGACGCGGCGGACGCGGCCGAGCCCGCGTCGCAGACGCCGGCGCCCGAGCCCGCCGAGACCGCAGCCGTGGCGAACGCCTGA